The nucleotide window ATTACGGATTTTTCGCCGATTGCTTCGATGATTTGTTCGTTAGTCAGAGACATGACTCAATTCCTGAATTGGGGGATAGCCTGCAAGGCCATCGAAATAAACAAAAATACGCGAGAAGGAAACGCTCAGCCTCAGGCTGCAGCAGCTTCTTTCTGATCGCGAATTGCCGCCAGAGTACGAGCCAACTTGCTGGTAGCGCCTTGAATCACGCTCATCAGCTGAGAAATTGCTTCGTCACGGGTCGGCAGAGTTGCCAGTACGTCGATTTGGTTAGCTGCGAGGAACTTGCCCTCGAACGCAGCTGCCTTGATCTCGAACTTGTCCTGACCCTTTGCGAACTCTTTGAAGATACGGGCAGCAGCGCCCGGATGTTCTTTCGAGAATGCAATCAGGGTCGGGCCGACGAACGCGTCGTTGAGCACGTCATATTGAGTGCCTTCAACTGCGCGCTTCAGCAGGGTGTTACGTACGACACGTACATAAACACCAGCTT belongs to Pseudomonas sp. B21-028 and includes:
- the rplJ gene encoding 50S ribosomal protein L10, which encodes MAIKLEDKKAIVAEVNEAAKVALSAVVADARGVTVGAMTGLRKEAREAGVYVRVVRNTLLKRAVEGTQYDVLNDAFVGPTLIAFSKEHPGAAARIFKEFAKGQDKFEIKAAAFEGKFLAANQIDVLATLPTRDEAISQLMSVIQGATSKLARTLAAIRDQKEAAAA